A genomic window from Chitinophagaceae bacterium includes:
- a CDS encoding Hsp20/alpha crystallin family protein produces the protein MTHLKRNGSLLHQMPVLFDDFFNRDLFNWGNQNFSDTNTTVPAVNIKETAEHYEVEVAAPGMSKKDFKVELDGNSLTISSERSSEKVEHEDERYSRKEFSYQSFQRTFSLQKEVMDTDKIQAKYENGLLHLLIPKKEEAKQKPPKLIQIS, from the coding sequence ATGACACACTTAAAAAGAAACGGAAGCCTGCTGCATCAAATGCCAGTGCTTTTTGACGATTTTTTTAACCGGGATTTATTCAATTGGGGCAACCAGAACTTCTCAGACACCAACACCACCGTTCCTGCAGTAAACATTAAAGAAACTGCTGAGCATTACGAGGTGGAAGTGGCTGCACCCGGCATGTCGAAAAAAGATTTTAAAGTGGAACTGGACGGAAATTCCCTCACCATCAGTTCCGAAAGAAGCAGTGAAAAAGTGGAGCATGAGGATGAGCGCTATTCCCGTAAAGAATTCAGCTATCAATCTTTCCAAAGGACTTTTTCGTTGCAGAAAGAGGTAATGGACACAGATAAGATCCAGGCGAAGTATGAGAATGGCTTATTGCACCTGCTGATTCCCAAAAAAGAGGAAGCAAAACAAAAGCCACCAAAGCTGATCCAGATTTCGTAA
- a CDS encoding PIN domain-containing protein: MTKVFIDTDVCIDLLAGRKPFNKTAEILFSLADTGKIKVCVSSLAFATIDYVLRSQYSTTHSRQIIAKFKTIVNVLSVDSKTIDLAIASDFTDFEDAIQYCCAIENNLTTIITRNIKDYKKATIKVLTPETFISKPN; the protein is encoded by the coding sequence ATGACCAAAGTATTTATCGACACGGATGTTTGTATAGACTTATTGGCCGGGCGCAAGCCATTTAACAAAACGGCGGAAATACTATTTTCACTTGCAGACACAGGTAAAATTAAAGTCTGTGTTTCATCGCTTGCTTTTGCCACTATAGACTATGTTTTACGATCACAATATTCGACCACACATTCAAGACAAATAATTGCCAAATTTAAAACGATTGTCAATGTATTGTCGGTTGACAGCAAAACAATTGATTTGGCTATAGCATCTGATTTCACCGACTTTGAGGATGCTATACAATATTGTTGTGCTATAGAGAACAACCTGACAACAATAATTACCAGAAATATTAAAGATTATAAAAAAGCAACAATTAAAGTTTTAACTCCTGAAACCTTTATTTCCAAACCTAATTAG
- a CDS encoding DUF4065 domain-containing protein: protein MNIHLSQKQIGQRITELRKVKGLSQEDLAKSIKISRPSLAQIELGNRTVDVLEFQKLSMVLGFSLDDFVSKDFFANQDLEGKAETKSKKTDERISVPSLQVSKFKNVLLYILERCAGKPNVGETVLYKLLYFSDFNYYELYEEHLTGAKYRKLPYGPVPQKLDTIVLQMIDKGQLQRVKTEYHGYPQTRYLPLVKADLTALKASEKEVIDRVIQQMSDWSAAAISNYSHKDMPWLASKEGEEINYELVFYRDAPFSVRNYGDEIEQQ from the coding sequence ATGAACATACATCTGTCACAAAAGCAAATAGGTCAGCGGATAACTGAACTTCGTAAAGTGAAGGGGTTGTCTCAAGAAGATTTGGCGAAAAGTATCAAGATTTCAAGACCGTCCTTGGCTCAAATAGAGTTGGGAAACAGAACTGTTGATGTTCTTGAATTTCAAAAATTGTCAATGGTGCTAGGATTTTCTTTGGATGATTTTGTGTCCAAAGATTTTTTCGCTAATCAAGATCTGGAAGGCAAAGCCGAAACAAAGTCAAAGAAAACGGATGAACGGATTTCTGTTCCATCATTGCAAGTCAGCAAGTTTAAAAATGTGTTGTTGTATATTCTTGAACGCTGTGCAGGCAAACCGAATGTTGGCGAAACTGTCCTTTACAAACTTCTTTATTTCTCCGACTTCAATTATTACGAATTGTATGAAGAACATTTGACTGGTGCAAAATATCGCAAGTTGCCTTATGGTCCGGTTCCACAAAAGTTAGATACAATCGTTTTACAAATGATTGATAAAGGTCAGTTGCAAAGAGTGAAAACCGAATATCATGGTTATCCTCAAACCCGTTACTTGCCTTTAGTAAAAGCCGATTTAACAGCATTGAAAGCAAGTGAGAAGGAAGTAATTGATAGAGTGATTCAACAAATGAGTGATTGGAGCGCCGCTGCCATCAGTAATTATTCTCATAAGGATATGCCTTGGTTGGCTTCAAAAGAAGGAGAAGAAATAAATTACGAATTAGTTTTTTATAGAGATGCTCCTTTCTCGGTCAGAAACTATGGTGACGAAATTGAACAACAATGA
- a CDS encoding exo-alpha-sialidase, with amino-acid sequence MNNYKLAFLWYIPIISGLLFSFLFSCNQAVEIPKTSLLTDNLHTQQTDSTGTANIVLRSADGGQTWQDISNGLPQPVQDDYGMGRNVFYADDNGLYLTDANWIYHTNTNSTAPFWTKDIFPDPHSNIAPGKTGIFAYNYYGPILQKLNGTDVWSPVFTDLQKKKVRTVYESAGGILFIGTDEGLFRSANNGKTWNHIHAWGLLGKLAESDGVIVATSTRGIIRSADEGEHWELVISEGGVGIDVAKIEDGFAAINYSTASGTRRIRASYDGGKTWQPIDAGMPGQVIMDAPLRPIIADNPAQGNADSMWHPNQTSLSAPLYITSIIQVGENFFCGCSDGIYRSSDKGKTWQCMRCIKEGKMFKLSVSGNVIYAIQMENHC; translated from the coding sequence ATGAATAACTATAAACTTGCTTTTTTGTGGTACATCCCGATTATTTCGGGACTCCTTTTTTCATTTCTCTTTTCCTGTAACCAGGCGGTAGAAATTCCAAAGACATCTCTACTCACGGATAATCTGCACACTCAACAAACAGATAGCACCGGAACTGCAAACATCGTTCTTAGATCTGCTGATGGCGGACAAACCTGGCAGGATATAAGCAACGGGTTGCCCCAACCTGTGCAAGATGACTATGGTATGGGCAGAAATGTTTTTTACGCAGATGATAATGGGCTCTATTTAACGGATGCAAATTGGATTTATCACACCAACACAAATTCCACGGCTCCTTTTTGGACCAAAGATATTTTCCCTGACCCACACAGCAACATCGCCCCTGGTAAGACCGGGATATTTGCATACAATTACTATGGTCCCATTTTACAAAAACTTAACGGAACCGATGTATGGTCGCCTGTATTCACAGATTTGCAGAAGAAAAAAGTACGCACTGTTTATGAATCTGCCGGAGGCATCCTTTTCATCGGCACCGACGAGGGCCTTTTCAGATCTGCAAACAATGGAAAAACATGGAATCATATCCATGCCTGGGGCCTGTTAGGGAAATTGGCAGAGTCGGATGGTGTAATAGTGGCTACTTCCACTAGAGGGATAATCAGATCGGCCGATGAAGGTGAACACTGGGAGTTGGTGATCAGTGAGGGCGGCGTGGGCATCGATGTAGCGAAAATCGAAGATGGATTTGCTGCAATCAATTACAGTACAGCGTCCGGGACCAGGAGAATACGGGCATCCTACGACGGCGGAAAAACCTGGCAGCCCATTGATGCAGGAATGCCTGGGCAAGTTATTATGGACGCACCCCTGCGACCCATTATTGCGGACAATCCGGCGCAAGGCAACGCTGACTCAATGTGGCATCCTAATCAAACTTCTCTTTCGGCACCTCTCTATATTACCTCCATTATCCAGGTTGGTGAAAACTTCTTTTGTGGCTGTTCTGACGGCATTTACAGGTCATCAGACAAGGGGAAAACATGGCAATGTATGCGTTGTATTAAAGAGGGAAAGATGTTCAAATTGTCTGTTTCCGGCAACGTGATTTATGCCATACAGATGGAGAATCATTGTTAA
- a CDS encoding winged helix-turn-helix transcriptional regulator, whose amino-acid sequence MKPFILFGFSIMIIVILLAAVAAINKKNEAPEDHLEIVLRDLGHQLLLAAKDSTSRVLPVKKLNETTYQISFQNNFSFISDTLINIVQRTFQKNALANDYIVNLRNCKQNETVFAFEINSQAGDLTPCRGRTLEVDCYVIEIEFLKKNKLNFLLLTLLIIPLSFVGFYVKNKFRKKEVPASIGEKNDHIPLGNFRFYTANNILTIENKNITLSEKETKALKIFAENINQIVEREKLMKEIWEDKGIIVISRNVDVLVSKLRKKLSDDNSIKFINVHGRGYKFIIE is encoded by the coding sequence ATGAAGCCATTTATTCTGTTCGGATTTTCCATCATGATCATTGTTATTTTGCTTGCTGCTGTTGCAGCTATCAATAAAAAAAATGAAGCTCCTGAGGATCATTTAGAAATTGTATTGCGTGATTTAGGACACCAGCTTTTGCTTGCAGCTAAAGATTCTACCTCCAGAGTGCTGCCGGTTAAGAAATTAAATGAAACCACCTACCAGATTTCCTTTCAAAATAACTTTAGTTTTATTTCAGATACACTCATCAATATTGTTCAACGAACATTTCAGAAAAATGCGCTGGCAAACGATTATATAGTGAATTTGAGGAATTGTAAACAAAATGAAACTGTCTTTGCATTCGAAATAAATAGCCAGGCAGGTGATTTAACACCTTGCAGAGGTCGTACGCTGGAGGTTGATTGTTATGTTATTGAAATTGAGTTTTTGAAGAAAAATAAGCTCAATTTCCTTTTGTTGACACTATTGATTATTCCTTTGAGTTTTGTTGGTTTTTATGTGAAAAATAAGTTTCGCAAAAAAGAAGTGCCAGCATCAATCGGCGAGAAGAATGATCACATACCATTAGGTAACTTTAGATTTTATACAGCTAATAATATTCTTACCATTGAGAATAAAAATATTACACTTTCAGAAAAAGAAACAAAAGCACTAAAAATATTTGCAGAAAATATAAACCAAATCGTAGAAAGGGAAAAGCTGATGAAAGAGATTTGGGAAGATAAAGGCATAATTGTAATCAGTAGAAATGTTGATGTATTGGTGTCTAAATTACGTAAGAAATTAAGCGACGATAACTCCATTAAATTTATTAACGTACATGGCAGGGGTTACAAATTTATTATTGAATAG
- a CDS encoding T9SS type A sorting domain-containing protein produces MKNKSIINLSGYSALAAATLSIINANAQIVYTDIDDIKVDWPASRPGFIDLNNDGKFDYGFGVKKIEGIYWASVVDVWNDQTINEVAGLGDGFQFHPFKLNAMSDIDEDVNWIEIKHLFYNPLAAYSWSSFHFGFWKEGVRDGFLGTRFMIDGQRHYGWVRLAVAKDAATIVVKDYAYNSVPEMPLVAGQAFKEELDFMSASDPSINLYPNPASEYVMLSFPGQEQVNSQCSIYDMSGELLLRVDKLEGNKIDIRQLSNGSYILHLQNENGVFITKLNIQR; encoded by the coding sequence ATGAAAAACAAATCAATTATCAATCTCTCCGGATATTCCGCTTTAGCTGCGGCTACATTAAGTATAATTAACGCAAATGCTCAAATTGTATATACTGACATCGATGATATAAAAGTTGATTGGCCGGCTTCACGCCCCGGTTTTATCGATCTAAACAATGATGGCAAATTTGACTATGGTTTTGGGGTAAAGAAAATAGAAGGCATTTACTGGGCTTCGGTGGTGGATGTCTGGAATGACCAGACTATTAATGAAGTAGCAGGGCTGGGTGATGGATTTCAGTTCCATCCGTTCAAGTTAAATGCCATGAGCGACATAGATGAAGATGTGAACTGGATTGAAATAAAACATTTGTTTTATAATCCCCTGGCAGCTTATTCCTGGAGCAGCTTTCATTTCGGTTTCTGGAAGGAAGGAGTCAGAGATGGATTTCTGGGAACACGTTTTATGATTGATGGCCAAAGGCATTATGGATGGGTGCGCCTTGCTGTTGCAAAAGATGCTGCTACTATCGTTGTAAAGGACTATGCTTATAATAGTGTACCGGAAATGCCTTTGGTGGCAGGCCAAGCTTTTAAAGAAGAATTGGATTTCATGAGTGCATCTGATCCATCCATTAATTTATATCCAAATCCGGCCAGCGAATATGTAATGTTGTCTTTTCCAGGTCAGGAGCAAGTAAATTCACAATGCAGCATTTATGATATGTCTGGAGAATTGCTATTGCGGGTTGATAAGTTAGAAGGCAATAAAATTGACATTCGTCAACTAAGCAATGGAAGTTATATTCTGCATTTGCAAAATGAAAATGGAGTATTCATTACTAAACTTAATATTCAAAGGTGA
- a CDS encoding T9SS type A sorting domain-containing protein, whose translation MIKTFSNSGKNSITLPASQLPTGIYIIRMQSGNQSATVKTVKLQ comes from the coding sequence ATTATAAAAACATTTAGCAACAGCGGAAAAAATTCCATCACACTTCCCGCTTCACAATTACCTACGGGAATTTATATCATCAGGATGCAATCCGGAAACCAATCAGCTACAGTAAAAACGGTGAAGTTGCAATGA
- a CDS encoding GxxExxY protein has product MIKEEYKYSDITQKIIGCAMKVHSTLGNGFQEVIYQRALAIEMGKQSLEFVREMEMPIFYESEPIGTRRVDFFVESKIMVELKALTQLEKVHLAQALNYLEAYKMEIGLLINFGNTRLEFKRLTLQRKLAQENKS; this is encoded by the coding sequence ATGATTAAGGAAGAGTATAAATATTCTGATATTACTCAAAAGATAATTGGTTGTGCTATGAAAGTGCACAGCACTTTGGGTAACGGTTTTCAGGAAGTAATTTATCAAAGGGCATTGGCTATTGAGATGGGTAAACAAAGTTTGGAATTTGTTCGTGAAATGGAAATGCCCATATTTTATGAAAGCGAACCAATCGGCACAAGACGGGTTGATTTTTTTGTTGAAAGTAAAATTATGGTTGAATTGAAAGCTTTAACGCAATTGGAGAAAGTTCATCTGGCTCAGGCACTCAATTATTTGGAAGCATATAAGATGGAAATTGGATTATTAATCAATTTTGGCAATACGAGACTGGAATTCAAAAGATTAACTTTGCAGAGAAAATTAGCACAGGAAAACAAATCATAA